GCCTGGCTTGCTGTAATTCTCCGGGTAAAAAATTTATGCCCTCGTCTTTGTCGTTGTTATTTTTTGGGTGATCAAACATAAAAAATTATATTTCTCTCATAGCCAGTCCAACAGCAACAGAGAACCGCGGACCGATTTCGGTCAAGACTGGTTTTAGCTCCAAGGGATAAACTATCTTATCCCAAGGGTCGCCGATAATAACTTTGATGTCTAAGATTTTGGAGAGAAAAGATGGCAATTCCGGCAAAAACGAACTGCCTCCGGTTAAAATTATTTTCTCTACCTTGTTCTGAGTTGGATTTTGCGCCAAATAAATATCCAGAGAATATTTTATCTCATTAATAATCGGATTGATGGCTGTTTTTATCGTATCCGGCAGACCGCCTGGGCCAAGCGAAGAAAAGCCAATATCTCTTTTAAACTGTTCGGCCCGACCGAGATCCACGTTTAAACTAGACATTATTGATTTGGTTAGGGTGGTACCGCCGACGTCAATACTTCTGGTGAGGACTGGGATGCCACTTTCTATAATGCAAATATTACTAGAAACAGCCCCAACATCAACGATCATAATAGAGGCTGGATCATTGCCGGCCAAAGAGCGCTCAAGAGCAAAGGATTCTGTTTCTAGGCTGACAAGCTCCAGCTCGGCAGCACGGAAAATCCGAATATATCTTTCTACTATTTTTTTGGGTGCGGCAGTTAGAAGAACTTTTGTGTTATTTTTTAGTAGTTGATTGACTGGAGTGCTGCCCTTGACGGTTCCTTTGTGGCTAAAAATTTTGTCAAGGAAGGAGCCCTGCTTGGCATCACCCGCTTCGCCATTTGGAGAGACGGCATTCTCTTTATTGTTCGGGTTTGTGTTGTTAATCGGCGGAATAACACTCTTTTTGTCTGGCCGCACGGGGACGACCTTCCAGTCGAGGGTCATCTCTTCCATGGGAAGGGGAATAAATTTTTTGGCTTCCCACTGAATAGCTTTGGCTAGGTCTTTTTTGCTCATGGAAGGGAGATTGATAATCGAACTAAAAACAGAAAAGCTAGGCAGGGCGGCAACAACTTTTTTGCTGCTCATGCGACTTTTTTTGCAGATATCTTTGATAATGTTGACAATTTTATCCTCCATCTCTTTGGATGAGGAACGGATAAT
The Candidatus Kuenenbacteria bacterium genome window above contains:
- a CDS encoding pilus assembly protein PilM — protein: MDIISPKRSYLGVDLGTSAIKIVELQDKGGRALLLTYGYVEQPTDIIRSSSKEMEDKIVNIIKDICKKSRMSSKKVVAALPSFSVFSSIINLPSMSKKDLAKAIQWEAKKFIPLPMEEMTLDWKVVPVRPDKKSVIPPINNTNPNNKENAVSPNGEAGDAKQGSFLDKIFSHKGTVKGSTPVNQLLKNNTKVLLTAAPKKIVERYIRIFRAAELELVSLETESFALERSLAGNDPASIMIVDVGAVSSNICIIESGIPVLTRSIDVGGTTLTKSIMSSLNVDLGRAEQFKRDIGFSSLGPGGLPDTIKTAINPIINEIKYSLDIYLAQNPTQNKVEKIILTGGSSFLPELPSFLSKILDIKVIIGDPWDKIVYPLELKPVLTEIGPRFSVAVGLAMREI